A stretch of Peteryoungia algae DNA encodes these proteins:
- a CDS encoding O-succinylhomoserine sulfhydrylase, giving the protein MSKNWRPATTLVHGGTLRSPYGETSEAIFLTQGFVYDSSEAAEARFKGENEGYIYARYGSPTNDMFEKRMCMMEGAEDARAMASGMAAVAAAVLCQVKAGDHIVAARALFGSCRYVVETLAPRYGVECTLVDGRDLANWEAAIRPNTKVMFLESPTNPTLEVIDVAGVAKLADQIGAKLIVDNVFATPLFQKPLELGAHVVVYSATKHIDGQGRCLGGVVLSSKEWIDENLHDYFRHTGPAMSPFNAWTLLKGVETLPLRVKQQTASAAAIADFLAEQGAVAKVIYPGRKDHPQADIIAKQMTGGSTLVCFELKGGKDAAFKLQNALEIIKISNNLGDAKSLITHPATTTHKNLTDEARAELGISGGTVRLSCGIEDTLDLIEDFEKAFRAI; this is encoded by the coding sequence ATGAGCAAGAACTGGCGCCCGGCAACCACCCTCGTCCATGGCGGCACGCTACGCTCTCCCTATGGCGAGACGTCCGAAGCGATCTTCCTCACCCAGGGCTTCGTCTATGACAGCTCGGAAGCGGCGGAGGCCCGCTTCAAGGGCGAGAACGAAGGCTATATCTACGCCCGCTACGGCAGCCCGACCAATGACATGTTCGAAAAGCGCATGTGCATGATGGAAGGCGCCGAAGATGCCCGCGCCATGGCGTCGGGCATGGCTGCCGTCGCCGCCGCCGTACTGTGCCAGGTCAAGGCCGGCGACCATATCGTCGCTGCCCGCGCGCTTTTCGGCTCCTGCCGTTACGTCGTCGAGACGCTGGCGCCTCGTTACGGCGTGGAATGCACACTGGTCGACGGCCGGGACCTCGCCAATTGGGAAGCCGCGATCCGGCCGAATACCAAGGTCATGTTCCTGGAAAGCCCGACCAACCCGACGCTCGAAGTAATCGACGTCGCGGGCGTCGCCAAGCTCGCCGACCAGATCGGTGCCAAGCTGATCGTCGACAACGTCTTTGCCACCCCGCTCTTCCAGAAGCCTCTGGAGCTCGGCGCGCATGTCGTCGTCTATTCCGCGACGAAGCATATCGACGGCCAGGGCCGCTGCCTCGGCGGCGTCGTCTTGTCGTCGAAGGAGTGGATCGACGAGAATCTGCACGATTACTTCCGCCATACCGGCCCTGCCATGTCGCCGTTCAATGCCTGGACGCTTCTGAAGGGCGTCGAGACATTGCCGCTGCGCGTCAAGCAGCAAACGGCGAGTGCCGCAGCGATCGCCGATTTCCTCGCGGAACAGGGTGCCGTGGCGAAGGTGATCTATCCCGGACGCAAGGATCATCCGCAGGCCGATATCATCGCCAAGCAGATGACCGGCGGCTCGACGCTGGTATGCTTCGAGCTGAAGGGCGGCAAGGACGCGGCCTTCAAGCTGCAGAATGCGCTCGAGATCATCAAGATCTCCAACAATCTCGGCGACGCCAAGAGCCTGATCACCCATCCGGCCACCACCACCCACAAGAACCTCACCGACGAAGCCCGCGCCGAGCTCGGGATTTCGGGCGGCACTGTCCGTCTGTCCTGCGGGATCGAGGACACGCTGGACCTGATCGAAGACTTCGAAAAGGCGTTCAGGGCCATCTGA
- a CDS encoding 2'-deoxycytidine 5'-triphosphate deaminase, producing the protein MTLKPGILSDRAIGALFGGGQLKSEVMLDKDQIQPASLDLRLGGKAIRVRASFMPGRGHTVAEKLERLTLHEIDLENGAVLETGCVYIVPLMESLDLPAEISASANPKSSTGRLDIFTRVMVDYAQEFDKVPAGYKGQLFLEISPRTFPIIVRRGSRLSQIRFRVGHALLGEAELFDLHKAETLVASDMPNVSGGGIALSIDLKGSGPQGLIGYRGKHHTSVIDVDLKGAHEVLDFWEPLYSRGRDELILDPDEFYILVSNEAVHVPPLYAAEMTPYDPLVGEFRVHYAGFFDPGFGHAPAGGSGSRAVLEVRSHEVPFILEHGQVIGRLVYEHMQERPEGLYGTGLGSNYQAQGLKLSKHFRLP; encoded by the coding sequence ATGACCTTGAAACCCGGGATTTTGTCCGATCGTGCGATCGGCGCCTTGTTCGGTGGCGGCCAGCTGAAGAGCGAGGTCATGCTGGACAAGGACCAGATCCAGCCCGCAAGCCTCGATCTGCGCCTAGGGGGCAAGGCGATCCGCGTGCGCGCGAGTTTCATGCCGGGCCGGGGGCATACGGTTGCCGAGAAGCTGGAGCGGCTGACCCTTCACGAGATCGATCTCGAAAACGGTGCGGTTCTCGAAACCGGCTGCGTCTACATCGTGCCGCTGATGGAAAGCCTCGACCTGCCGGCCGAAATCTCGGCTTCGGCCAATCCGAAGAGTTCGACCGGCCGCCTCGACATCTTCACCCGCGTCATGGTCGATTACGCCCAGGAATTCGACAAGGTCCCTGCCGGCTACAAGGGCCAGCTCTTTCTCGAAATCTCGCCGCGCACCTTCCCGATCATCGTGCGACGCGGCTCCCGCCTGTCGCAGATCCGTTTCCGGGTCGGCCATGCCCTACTGGGCGAGGCCGAACTCTTTGACCTGCACAAGGCCGAGACGCTGGTTGCGAGCGACATGCCAAACGTCTCGGGCGGCGGCATTGCGCTGTCGATCGACCTGAAAGGCTCGGGCCCGCAAGGCCTGATCGGCTATCGCGGCAAGCACCACACCTCGGTTATCGACGTCGACCTGAAGGGTGCCCATGAGGTCTTGGATTTCTGGGAGCCGCTCTACAGCCGTGGCCGCGACGAACTCATCCTCGATCCGGACGAGTTCTACATCCTCGTCTCCAACGAAGCGGTGCATGTGCCGCCGCTCTACGCCGCCGAAATGACGCCATACGATCCGCTTGTCGGCGAATTCCGCGTCCACTATGCCGGCTTCTTCGACCCCGGCTTCGGCCATGCGCCGGCCGGCGGCTCGGGCAGCCGCGCGGTGCTCGAAGTCCGCAGCCACGAAGTGCCCTTCATCCTCGAACACGGCCAGGTGATCGGCCGCCTCGTCTACGAGCATATGCAGGAGCGCCCGGAGGGCCTCTACGGTACGGGCCTTGGCTCCAACTATCAGGCACAGGGCTTGAAACTCTCCAAGCACTTCCGCCTGCCCTGA
- a CDS encoding NADPH-dependent FMN reductase translates to MVTLLGISGSLRKGSLNTALLKAATEIKAEGYALEASGIHGIPLYDGDLEEAEGIPAAVTTLKEKIIAADGVILFTPEYNNGIPGAFKNAIDWLSRPSSDMAKVFGNKPFALVGASPGNFGTLLSQNAWLSVLHTLGCQVFAEKRLMVSRAHTLFDAEGNLTDEATAKRLGDLLAAFARFAGGR, encoded by the coding sequence ATGGTGACACTGCTCGGCATTTCGGGAAGCCTGCGCAAGGGCTCGCTCAATACAGCGCTGCTGAAGGCCGCGACAGAAATCAAGGCCGAGGGCTATGCGCTGGAGGCTTCAGGCATCCACGGCATCCCACTCTATGACGGAGACCTCGAAGAAGCAGAGGGCATCCCGGCCGCTGTCACCACTCTCAAGGAGAAGATCATCGCCGCCGACGGCGTGATCCTGTTCACCCCCGAATACAACAACGGCATACCCGGTGCCTTCAAGAATGCCATCGACTGGCTGTCACGCCCTTCCTCCGACATGGCCAAGGTCTTCGGCAACAAGCCCTTCGCCCTGGTCGGCGCCTCGCCCGGCAATTTCGGCACGCTGCTTAGCCAGAACGCCTGGCTCTCGGTCCTGCACACGCTCGGTTGCCAGGTGTTTGCGGAAAAGCGGTTGATGGTGTCTCGGGCACATACGCTGTTCGACGCCGAGGGCAATCTCACCGACGAGGCCACGGCCAAGCGGCTGGGCGATCTGCTGGCAGCGTTTGCGCGGTTTGCGGGTGGTAGGTGA
- a CDS encoding VOC family protein produces MTSGLHHITAITRKIQANVDFYCGFLGLRLVKRTGGFEDAAQLHLFYGDAVAGPGSLVTFLAWEDGSPGRVGHGAASEIAFAIQPDAIGFWLTRALQFGVAATGPATEFAEPVLRLIDPDGVIVKLVGTSAVEPGAAWPVRGIEARDAITRLRAATLLSEQPQQTADFLTRHAGFRVSATEGTITRLTSESGQGIDVRDASGFWPAAPGTGAIDHVALRMADRAAVEAQATELKSSGDDTINMHDRKYFYSLYVREPAGCLIELASDGPGFAIDEPLETLGDQLFIPEHFHLRPQDIVPMLPQFALPGEPRTIYRDLSFVHRIHEPDAGDGSTLVLLHGTGGNEASLLPFARKIAPSSTLLGLRGRATEEGVARFFRRFGPRDFDQKDIVAEAEAFAAFIEDAKQAYGIDEMRLRFAGYSNGANFLAATIMLHPGVVREAMLLRPMPVQSDPPKADLSGTRIQMVIGSDDPAAGESEILAKQLRDRGARITLTRVAGDHNLSDEDVTAGTAGFV; encoded by the coding sequence ATGACCAGCGGCCTGCACCACATCACGGCGATCACCCGGAAGATCCAGGCCAATGTCGACTTCTATTGCGGTTTTCTGGGCCTGAGACTCGTCAAGCGCACAGGGGGCTTCGAGGATGCCGCCCAGCTCCATCTGTTTTACGGCGACGCCGTCGCAGGTCCCGGCTCGCTGGTGACATTTCTGGCCTGGGAAGACGGTTCCCCCGGCCGCGTCGGCCATGGGGCGGCAAGCGAAATCGCCTTTGCCATTCAGCCGGATGCGATCGGCTTCTGGCTGACGCGTGCCTTGCAGTTCGGTGTTGCAGCGACCGGCCCCGCAACCGAATTCGCCGAGCCTGTGCTCAGGCTCATCGACCCTGATGGCGTCATCGTCAAGCTCGTCGGCACGAGCGCGGTTGAGCCGGGCGCGGCCTGGCCGGTGCGCGGCATTGAAGCGAGGGATGCGATCACCCGTCTGCGGGCAGCGACCCTGCTGTCGGAGCAGCCTCAGCAGACCGCCGACTTTCTCACCCGCCATGCCGGTTTCCGTGTGTCGGCGACTGAGGGCACGATCACCCGCCTCACGTCTGAAAGCGGTCAGGGTATCGATGTGCGCGACGCCAGTGGCTTCTGGCCCGCAGCCCCCGGCACTGGCGCCATCGATCATGTGGCGCTGCGCATGGCTGATCGCGCCGCCGTCGAAGCGCAGGCGACCGAGCTGAAGTCGAGCGGTGACGACACGATCAACATGCATGACCGCAAATACTTCTATTCCCTCTATGTCCGCGAGCCCGCAGGCTGTCTGATCGAACTCGCCTCCGATGGTCCGGGCTTTGCCATCGACGAGCCGCTGGAAACCCTCGGAGATCAGCTCTTCATCCCCGAACACTTTCACCTGCGCCCGCAAGACATCGTGCCGATGCTGCCGCAATTCGCGCTTCCGGGAGAGCCTCGGACCATATACCGCGACCTGTCCTTCGTGCACCGCATCCACGAGCCGGATGCCGGTGATGGCTCGACGCTCGTCCTGCTGCACGGAACCGGCGGCAATGAGGCGAGCCTTCTGCCCTTCGCGCGCAAGATCGCGCCGTCGTCGACCCTTCTCGGCCTTCGGGGCCGCGCGACGGAGGAAGGTGTGGCCCGCTTCTTTCGCCGCTTCGGTCCGCGCGATTTCGACCAGAAGGACATCGTCGCGGAGGCCGAAGCCTTCGCCGCATTCATCGAGGATGCCAAACAGGCCTATGGCATTGACGAAATGCGCCTGCGTTTCGCCGGCTATTCCAACGGCGCGAATTTTCTCGCGGCCACGATCATGTTGCATCCGGGTGTCGTTCGAGAAGCGATGCTTCTGCGGCCCATGCCGGTTCAGAGCGATCCGCCGAAAGCCGATCTCTCGGGCACGCGCATTCAGATGGTCATCGGATCGGACGATCCCGCAGCCGGCGAGAGTGAGATCCTGGCCAAGCAATTGAGAGACCGCGGCGCCCGGATCACGCTGACGCGGGTCGCCGGGGATCACAACCTCTCGGACGAGGACGTGACGGCGGGGACTGCCGGGTTTGTCTGA
- a CDS encoding glycosyltransferase family 2 protein codes for MWTREYGPRIVAARQGRTPVHDRRSATSAPGMIDCAQLKAEARRLHTLGISKPLIAKMAQQAAINGTSVEAELLASGAVNEDAYFAGLARMYDLPFLSEIDPALVVDHVHGDTQLVEPRMLRLHHTDRPPVMAVAANILHMDGLAKRFGRSGNGAGSLVVTTPSAIRRAAWKAGENRRVNHAVRGLFDHQQPLSARLVVTGDQGFFAGASLCLLSLLLIYAPMVAVVLAHMMLSFFHTAALFLRMAAVSHGRHHPRPDVSFESTAGTLPIYTVMVALYRETAVVPQLIAALDALDWPRSLLDVKLVCEADDLETLDAIRRAQPGPHIEVVEVPAMAPRTKPKALTYALSGARGEFLTIYDAEDRPHPRQLREAYHAFRLGPSELACLQSPLVIDNAGDRWISAIFALEYSALFRRLLPALGFYRLPLPLGGTSNHFKTALLKASGGWDPYNVTEDADLGMRLCRMGYRSSTLTLPTYEDAPTDFAIWLAQRTRWYKGWLQTWLVLMRHPLRTARDMGPFSFFVFQLLVGGMLVAALSHPGLLIFITLSVLSLMQIPAPQPNVFTTMMLAMDIFNILGSYAVFFALGATPMTDREKKGMGWKWTMIPVYWMAVSLAAWKAVVELRLKPFHWNKTPHQPRRSTSLALGIVQTNPAVPAVTSSSERL; via the coding sequence GTGTGGACGAGGGAATACGGCCCGCGGATCGTTGCCGCGCGCCAGGGGCGAACACCGGTGCATGACAGGCGGAGTGCCACAAGCGCGCCCGGCATGATCGATTGCGCGCAGCTGAAAGCGGAAGCACGGCGGCTCCATACACTCGGCATTTCCAAGCCGCTGATCGCCAAGATGGCGCAGCAAGCGGCAATTAACGGAACCAGCGTCGAGGCGGAACTTCTCGCGAGCGGCGCGGTCAACGAGGACGCATATTTCGCCGGTCTGGCGCGCATGTACGATCTGCCCTTTCTTTCCGAGATTGATCCGGCGCTCGTCGTGGACCACGTCCATGGCGACACACAGCTCGTCGAACCACGCATGCTGCGACTGCATCACACGGACAGGCCTCCGGTCATGGCCGTGGCGGCGAACATCCTGCACATGGACGGTCTGGCGAAACGCTTCGGTCGTAGTGGAAATGGGGCCGGAAGCCTGGTGGTGACGACGCCGTCCGCAATCCGTCGAGCCGCCTGGAAAGCAGGCGAGAACCGTCGCGTCAACCATGCGGTGCGTGGTCTGTTCGATCATCAGCAACCTCTTTCGGCGCGGCTCGTGGTCACGGGTGATCAGGGCTTTTTCGCCGGCGCCAGCCTTTGCCTGCTCAGTCTGCTCCTGATCTATGCGCCGATGGTCGCGGTGGTGCTCGCCCACATGATGCTGTCCTTCTTCCACACAGCGGCCCTCTTCCTGAGGATGGCTGCGGTCTCCCACGGCCGGCATCATCCGCGACCGGACGTTTCCTTTGAGAGTACCGCGGGCACGCTTCCGATCTATACGGTCATGGTCGCGCTCTATCGCGAGACGGCCGTCGTGCCGCAACTGATCGCGGCCCTCGATGCACTCGACTGGCCACGCAGCCTGCTCGATGTGAAACTGGTCTGCGAGGCGGATGACCTCGAAACGCTGGACGCCATAAGGCGGGCGCAGCCTGGACCGCATATCGAAGTGGTCGAGGTGCCGGCCATGGCGCCGCGCACCAAGCCGAAAGCGCTGACCTATGCGCTATCAGGCGCGCGCGGCGAGTTCCTGACCATCTACGATGCCGAAGATCGACCGCATCCGCGGCAACTGCGGGAGGCCTATCATGCCTTCCGTCTCGGCCCTTCCGAGCTCGCCTGTCTGCAGTCACCACTGGTGATCGACAATGCCGGCGACCGATGGATCAGCGCGATCTTCGCGCTCGAATATTCCGCCCTGTTCCGCCGTCTCCTGCCGGCACTCGGCTTCTATCGCCTGCCCTTGCCGCTCGGCGGCACGTCGAACCATTTCAAGACCGCCCTGCTCAAGGCCAGCGGAGGCTGGGACCCCTACAATGTGACCGAGGACGCGGATCTCGGCATGCGGCTCTGTCGCATGGGCTATCGCTCCTCGACGCTCACACTTCCGACCTATGAGGATGCGCCGACCGATTTTGCCATCTGGCTCGCACAGCGCACCCGCTGGTACAAAGGCTGGCTGCAAACATGGCTGGTGCTGATGCGCCATCCCCTGCGCACCGCGCGCGACATGGGGCCGTTTTCCTTCTTTGTCTTCCAGCTGCTTGTCGGCGGCATGCTGGTCGCAGCGCTCAGCCATCCCGGTCTGCTGATCTTCATCACGCTCTCTGTCCTGTCGCTGATGCAGATTCCGGCGCCGCAACCGAATGTCTTCACCACGATGATGCTCGCCATGGACATTTTCAACATTCTGGGCAGCTATGCCGTCTTCTTCGCGCTTGGGGCCACACCGATGACGGACCGGGAGAAAAAGGGCATGGGGTGGAAATGGACGATGATCCCCGTCTACTGGATGGCCGTATCGCTGGCAGCCTGGAAGGCCGTGGTCGAGCTCAGGCTCAAGCCCTTTCACTGGAACAAGACACCGCACCAGCCGAGACGCAGCACATCCCTGGCGCTCGGAATTGTTCAGACAAACCCGGCAGTCCCCGCCGTCACGTCCTCGTCCGAGAGGTTGTGA
- a CDS encoding transporter substrate-binding domain-containing protein: protein MRAKVTSLDLMGLWRLLVALLLTWGLVAPSARSQEPEFPVLFDARERLVRPDVSGALRLRFLTTTDFPPFNFTDQNGRLSGFHIDLARALCEELGLQTRCQIQALPYAQLTQALEAKQGEAVMAGVAVTPDLRERFNFTRPYLLLPARFLLRSDEVLPRQDAGGLFGRKVGVVKDTAHAAMLEAFFPNIERVQFEDRDAAMQALKEKEVSAVFADALQLSFWMVSPQSAGCCRFLDGPFLSERHLGEGMTIMVGGQDGALAGALESALAALSKDGRLEEIYLRYFPAGLF, encoded by the coding sequence ATGCGCGCAAAAGTTACATCCCTAGATTTAATGGGGTTGTGGAGGCTGTTGGTGGCCCTTCTGCTGACCTGGGGGCTCGTGGCACCGTCGGCCAGAAGTCAGGAGCCGGAATTTCCGGTGCTGTTCGATGCTCGTGAACGGTTGGTCCGGCCCGATGTCAGTGGCGCTCTGCGCCTGCGCTTCCTGACGACGACAGATTTTCCGCCGTTTAACTTCACCGACCAGAACGGCAGGCTTTCGGGCTTCCATATCGATCTCGCCCGGGCGCTATGCGAGGAACTCGGGCTGCAGACCCGCTGCCAGATCCAGGCGCTGCCCTATGCGCAGCTCACTCAGGCGCTCGAAGCCAAGCAGGGGGAGGCGGTCATGGCGGGCGTGGCGGTCACGCCGGATTTGCGCGAGCGCTTCAATTTCACCCGCCCTTATTTGCTCTTGCCGGCCCGTTTTCTTCTGCGCAGCGACGAAGTCTTGCCACGCCAGGATGCCGGCGGGTTGTTCGGGCGCAAGGTCGGTGTGGTCAAGGATACGGCCCATGCCGCGATGCTGGAGGCCTTCTTCCCGAATATTGAGCGGGTCCAGTTCGAGGATCGCGATGCCGCAATGCAGGCTCTGAAGGAGAAGGAGGTTTCGGCCGTCTTCGCCGACGCCCTGCAGCTGTCCTTCTGGATGGTAAGCCCGCAATCAGCCGGCTGCTGCCGTTTCCTCGATGGACCCTTCCTGTCGGAGCGTCATCTCGGCGAAGGCATGACGATCATGGTCGGCGGTCAGGATGGCGCGCTGGCAGGCGCGCTCGAAAGCGCGCTGGCCGCGCTTTCGAAGGATGGGCGGCTGGAGGAAATTTATCTGCGATATTTCCCGGCCGGTCTTTTCTGA
- a CDS encoding tellurite resistance TerB family protein — protein sequence MNKPVSPEESLIFVMVMASAVDNAMAEKELVRIGQLIDILPVFDNFEKERLIEVSQRCAGLLSGPEGLDIVLETIRDALPAWLHETAYALAVEIVAVDLTVRAEEVRLLQLLRDRLGLDKLTCAAIERSASARYRQI from the coding sequence ATGAACAAGCCCGTTTCTCCGGAAGAGTCCCTGATTTTCGTCATGGTCATGGCGTCTGCCGTCGACAATGCCATGGCCGAAAAGGAACTTGTCCGTATCGGTCAGCTGATCGACATCCTGCCGGTCTTCGACAATTTCGAGAAGGAAAGGCTGATTGAGGTCTCGCAACGCTGCGCCGGTCTGCTTTCAGGGCCGGAAGGTCTCGACATCGTCCTGGAGACCATACGCGACGCCCTGCCGGCATGGCTGCACGAGACGGCCTATGCACTCGCCGTCGAAATCGTGGCCGTCGATCTCACTGTCCGGGCCGAGGAAGTGCGTCTGCTTCAGCTTCTGCGTGATCGCCTCGGGCTCGACAAGCTCACCTGTGCCGCGATCGAACGCAGCGCGTCTGCCCGTTACCGCCAGATCTGA
- a CDS encoding thermonuclease family protein, with translation MQRIGTFIAGAIGLLLWAYLVVQAGEHFREDPVDYNIEDLDVPDPSELDLPEVGAAAEEAIEPAPQTEARRRVRAIEPKAFGSPAFTDTGDLERVAARAPLSEVETKTKPKVVLLHRPVSVSAGIVAFGADQRVRLADIIETPTERRCVASDGTSWPCGAMARTQQRVFLRNRSLACETSATAWQGEIRTRCWVGVQDVASWLAKYGWAEAEPGSALVALTEEARLARRGLFGDPVR, from the coding sequence ATGCAACGCATCGGCACCTTCATTGCAGGCGCGATCGGCCTCCTTCTCTGGGCCTATCTCGTGGTGCAGGCCGGTGAACATTTCCGGGAGGATCCGGTTGATTACAATATCGAGGACCTCGATGTGCCGGATCCGTCCGAGCTCGATCTGCCGGAAGTCGGGGCAGCCGCCGAAGAAGCGATCGAGCCCGCCCCACAGACCGAGGCGCGACGTCGGGTCAGGGCCATCGAGCCCAAAGCCTTCGGCTCGCCGGCCTTCACCGACACCGGCGACCTTGAACGGGTCGCGGCGCGCGCGCCTCTGTCCGAGGTGGAGACAAAGACAAAACCCAAGGTGGTCCTTCTCCATCGGCCAGTCAGCGTTTCCGCCGGCATCGTCGCCTTCGGTGCCGACCAGCGCGTGCGGCTTGCCGATATCATCGAGACCCCGACAGAGCGACGATGTGTTGCGAGCGACGGCACATCGTGGCCCTGCGGCGCCATGGCACGCACCCAGCAACGCGTTTTCCTGCGCAACAGATCGCTTGCCTGCGAGACGAGCGCCACGGCCTGGCAGGGGGAGATCCGGACACGCTGTTGGGTTGGCGTCCAGGATGTCGCGTCATGGCTTGCGAAATATGGGTGGGCAGAGGCAGAGCCGGGCTCTGCCCTGGTCGCATTGACGGAAGAAGCCCGCCTCGCCAGACGCGGGCTTTTTGGTGACCCCGTGCGCTGA
- a CDS encoding S24 family peptidase, with product MLSHDSIWAAIDRLAEQHSLTPSGLARRAGLDPTSFNKSKRVGADGRMRWPSTESIAKVLEATGASLDQFMRHVSPDGMRGHALPQGAFPPQASSIPLLGMAQAGAGGFFDDGGFPAGQGWDLVEFPAAPGRNNGVYALEVQGESMKPLYRDGDILIVEPGAQVRRGDRVVVKTREGEVMAKILARQSAKSVELQSLNPEHPPRMLDMSDVEWVARIIWASQ from the coding sequence ATGCTTTCGCATGACAGCATATGGGCCGCGATCGATCGGCTGGCGGAGCAGCATTCGCTGACGCCATCGGGTCTTGCGCGCCGGGCGGGCCTCGACCCTACATCCTTCAACAAATCCAAGCGCGTCGGCGCGGATGGCCGCATGCGCTGGCCCTCGACCGAATCCATCGCCAAGGTGCTGGAAGCGACCGGCGCCAGTCTCGATCAGTTCATGCGCCATGTTTCGCCGGACGGCATGCGCGGCCATGCCTTGCCGCAAGGCGCCTTCCCGCCCCAGGCAAGCTCCATACCCCTGCTCGGCATGGCCCAGGCGGGTGCCGGCGGCTTCTTCGATGATGGCGGCTTCCCCGCAGGCCAGGGATGGGATCTCGTTGAGTTTCCAGCAGCGCCCGGGCGCAATAACGGCGTCTATGCACTGGAAGTCCAGGGCGAGAGCATGAAACCACTCTATCGCGATGGTGACATCCTGATCGTCGAGCCCGGCGCCCAGGTGCGGCGCGGCGACCGCGTCGTCGTCAAGACCCGCGAAGGCGAGGTCATGGCGAAGATCCTCGCGCGCCAGAGCGCCAAGTCGGTCGAGTTGCAGTCGCTTAATCCCGAACATCCGCCGCGCATGCTCGACATGAGCGACGTCGAGTGGGTGGCGCGCATCATCTGGGCGAGCCAGTAG
- a CDS encoding response regulator: MAASTFIIADDHPLFRGALRQAVSGIDGMQTIIEAGDFEAARKAAASHSDADLMLLDLAMPGASGFSGLMALRAEFASLPLVIVSASDDPVTIRRALELGASGFISKSAGIDEIRAAIQSVLEGDIATPASYQGGQETDPDVADLINRLRTLTPQQSRVLGMLGEGLLNKQIAYELGVSEATIKAHVSAILLKLKVDSRTQAVIQLGKINMAMVA; encoded by the coding sequence ATGGCTGCATCCACCTTCATCATTGCCGACGACCATCCGCTGTTCCGAGGCGCGTTGCGCCAGGCTGTCAGCGGTATCGACGGCATGCAGACGATCATCGAGGCCGGTGATTTCGAAGCCGCGCGCAAGGCAGCGGCGAGCCATTCCGACGCCGACCTGATGCTGCTCGATCTGGCCATGCCTGGCGCTTCCGGCTTTTCGGGGCTCATGGCACTGCGCGCCGAATTCGCCAGCCTGCCGCTGGTGATCGTGTCGGCGTCAGATGACCCCGTCACCATTCGGCGTGCGCTCGAACTCGGCGCCTCCGGTTTCATCTCGAAATCAGCCGGCATCGACGAAATCCGGGCCGCGATCCAGTCGGTGCTTGAAGGGGATATCGCGACGCCGGCGAGTTATCAGGGTGGCCAGGAAACCGACCCCGACGTCGCCGACCTCATCAATCGCCTTCGTACATTGACGCCACAACAGAGCCGCGTGCTTGGCATGCTCGGCGAGGGCCTGCTCAACAAGCAGATCGCCTATGAACTCGGCGTGTCGGAAGCGACGATCAAGGCGCATGTCTCCGCCATCTTGCTCAAGCTGAAAGTCGACAGTCGCACGCAGGCCGTCATCCAGCTGGGCAAGATCAACATGGCGATGGTCGCCTGA
- a CDS encoding DUF952 domain-containing protein → MDKSIYKIVPRELWQEARVAGLFKGAAIDLLDGYIHFSTSAQAVETARLHFAGQAGLLLVAVDATMFGEALKWEASRGGDLFPHLHADLPLDAVIWEKPLPLGDDGLHVFPPMQEDPR, encoded by the coding sequence TTGGACAAGAGCATATACAAGATCGTGCCGCGAGAATTATGGCAGGAGGCCCGGGTGGCCGGCCTTTTCAAGGGCGCTGCCATCGATCTCCTCGATGGCTACATCCATTTTTCCACTTCTGCCCAGGCCGTCGAGACCGCGCGTTTGCATTTCGCCGGGCAGGCGGGGCTCCTGCTTGTCGCCGTCGACGCCACGATGTTCGGCGAGGCGCTGAAATGGGAAGCATCGCGCGGGGGGGATCTCTTCCCGCATCTCCATGCCGACCTTCCGCTCGACGCCGTGATCTGGGAAAAGCCCCTGCCACTCGGGGATGATGGGCTTCATGTCTTTCCGCCGATGCAAGAGGATCCTCGCTGA